The sequence AAGTAGCACAGTTTTGCCGTAACAATCCAGGGCCCAAGCATACTCCTACCCTAGTATGAAACTGTAGTCGCATCCATGTTTTCCTAAATGCTAAACGGTACACGGGCGGTGACCCTCCGTTTAGCGTTTAGAGTGTTTAGACGGCGTCTAGACGGATTAAACGGGTTTGCTACTGTAGCAAAGTTTCAACCGtttatgtgtgtgtgtatatatatatatgtcaatTTTTCATATAAGACACAGAACATGTACAAAACATGAGAAGAGAACAAGAACATGAGTCACAGAACTGCACATACCTTGCATAATTGGAGTTTCTGAACTTGCATAACTCCATGTCCACTCCTTTGACTCCATATAATCTATGCACATATAGGAGAAAATAAATACTGTCAGACAAAGTTATAAGTATTTGGCTGTTTGCAAACTAAAGCCACATGCATTAATATGAAACTATGATTCACATCACAATTCAGTTCAGAATTAGTAGAAGTGGCAAACATTAGGCAAATCACAAATGATTCACAAACAACCAACACACAACATAGTTCTcaagtcacaactcacaagtcACAAGGCACAAATAGGACAGCCGACAGCATTACACAAATCACACACATAATAAAAAAAGGCTCTGATCATATCATATGACTTGGAGCAGCTCAATTGTCACTAGTCCCAACCCCCTTCTCTGCCTCATAGCCTGCTGTGACCACATCTTCTTGGTCAGATTCAAACTCAATTTCTTCCTCATTAATAGGATCATCCTCAGGTTCAGAGTatatgtcttcttcaatctCTCTTGGCTGATTCAGTCTTGCACTTCTCCGAAGTCTAGTGACTTCCTCAGCACTACAAGTTTCTGCAATTAGCTGTCATGTTAGCCCCGTAACAGGATCAACATAACTGTTTTCATCCTCTTCTCCACCTTCCACAATCCATCCTTGAGCACATGTTGCTTCAGTAGCTAGAAGGGGATCCACCATTTTGTTCTTCTtagccttttctttcttctgtgCATGGATAGCATTGAATTGAACGAACACAAGTTGCTCAAGCCTCTCAGAAGTGAGCTTGTTCCTTTTTTTAGTATGAATCTACAAAAATCAGATTGTGAAAGGAGTGTATAACACAGAATTTGAGAATTTGTAGCTCTTCTTTAGGATGCTTACCCCTTCATGCCAACTCCAATTTCTTTCACAACCTGATGCACTTGAAGTCAAGGATAGAATTCTGATAGCCATCTTTTGTAGTACTGGTACTTATGTTCCATAGTTTCCCCACCATTTGGCtgcaaaaaatagaaacaaaaaaattactaataCTTAGATAGCTGAAATACTAACTTGTAGAACTGATACAAATTTTAACTTGCATACCAGGATTCATGTCAAAGTCCTTATAGCCAGCAATAGCCACTTGTTTTGCAAAATGACCAACACGGTCTTTGAACTTGTGCACCTCATCATTCAGTAATTGGGATTGCTTATCATAATCACCAAGGTAGAATGTTTCTACAGTTATTAAGAACCCATCCATGACTTCCTCAGATTGAAATATGGAGTCATCATTGTAGCTGTAATAGGGGTTCAAGAAGTAAGCAGCCATGTGAAGAGGACAGTCCAGCCTATTTTTCATCTTCACATTAATGATTTCCATGATGGAACTATACAACCCTGCTGCCCCAGGAATGTTTCCAATAGCCACCTTGATGTCTTCCTTGGCCTTAAGGATTTCTCCATAAAGAAATGCCATTGATGGCTTCACATCCCCATCAACCATCCGAAGTACTTTCACCAATGGCTCAAATACCCTCAAGCAAAGTGCAACAGAACTCCAAAAATTTGGCCTCACCAAGGTGGCTGTGGCTTGCACTCCTTTTGCACTCTTGACATGGTTTATCTTCTCCCACTCGTCACTTTGAGACATCTTCCTTAGCTGCTCCTTCTCATACAAACTCTGCATGGTGAGAAAGTTGGATGCAAATCTGGTCACGCCTGGCCAAACAATCTCTCTTTTCTTTGTAAACTTCCTCATCAATGCCAAGGTCCTATGGTGTGCATAAATGAAGATTGTCAATGACTTTGCTTGATTAATTGTGGTCTTGAACTTTTTCATCTTTCCCATTCCTTTAAGCATCAAATTGATTGTGTGAGTTGCACATGAAGTCCAAAATATTTTAGGCCTCTCTACAGACAACAAATCCTTTGCTGCCATGTTGTTTGAAGCATTATCTGTGACTACTTGATCTACATTGTCAGCTCCAACTTTGTCAATGCAGCTGTTCACATACTGAAAAATGAGTTCTCCAGTGTGGGACTCGGCTGAAACTTCTTTTGACTCAAGAAAGCATGTACCAATACTACAATTGACACACATATTCATAATGCTTCTTCATTTCTGTTCTGTCCAGGCATCTGTCATAATGGAGCAGCCATTCTTGTGCCATTCTTTCTCATGTTCCTTCAACATCTCCTTTGTATCTTGAACTTCCTCTTGCAGCAGCTTCTCTCTCAACTCATGCTGATAAGGCTTCTTTGCACCTGGCCCAAAGCGACCAGCAGCTTCAATCATTTGATCAAACTCTATATTATTGATTGAATTGAAAGGTACTCCTGAAAAAGTGAAAATTAATGCAATTCATGGTTATAAACTAGGAAGTTAGGCGACAAAAATCAAATACTTGCTCCAAATCTTGAAACAAACTTACTTCGAACATACAACCACTTTCCCACATATCTCTTGAACCTATGAAGTCTTTCTTTCATGACATGCTCACTGATTTTTTGCTGATGGAGCTTCTTCCCCTTGGCCAACGAACTAGAGTCCATAGGCTTTGTGAAGTTGTCCATAGGACCCATCACACGTGATCATGAGCCTCCAATCTCATCAAGCCCAGTATTTTCTTCCGGTGGCGGTTCCACATCTGAATCAACATCAATCGTAACAGCATCTCTAACCTCTTGGTCTTTCTCCTTTCTAGCCCTTTTAGCTCTCCCAGACTCTGCAATAGCTTTCCTACACTTTTCTTTGTCCTCCGGAGTGGCATTGGGGCATGGACGAACTTCTCCTTTCTTACCGGCAATATGCAATTTGAGCCTATAGATGTCTGCCTTCACAACCTTTGGGCACAACTTGCACTTGATTACATTCAAGTCATTTGGATCAATCAAAACTCCATACTCCCACCCCACATCATCAAAATTTCTCTTAAGGGCAGGGGCAGGAGCTGGCTGGTCCACGGATGGCCGGGATGCAGCAGATGACATCCTGCAAATGGCATGTCATCGACCTTTAAATCAGATCATAATAGAGCTAGATTGAATCATTGAAGTACTTGGTTGGCCTGAAGCCTGAATCTGAACTTAATCGAGCTAATTTGCAAGCATCAGAAAGTAAGGAACAAAGCAGTATGGAACAACAAGCATCAGGAAGTATGGAACAAGTATCAGGAATAGAGCAAGCATCAGGAAGTATCTGAAATTCTGAATCTGAACAACAAGTAAAAGGGATGGCAAGCATCAGGAAGTATGGAGCAGAGCAGTACCTGCGTCACGGCTGGAGCACGACGACACAGGACGGAGCAGGACGCGCACGCAGGAAGGAGCCGAGACCTGGCGGCGTGCGCAGGAACGTGCTCGGAGGCGGCGTCACAGGAACGTGATCGGAGGCGGCGTCGCGGGGCATGCTCGGAGGCGGCGTCGGCTGCTGGTCGCCAGTGCGCGGGCGAGATCTGGCGGTGTCCGCTCGGAGGCGGTGTCGCGGGGCGTGCTCGGAGGCGGCGTCGACTGCTGGTCGCCGGCATGCGGGCAAGAGCAGGCGGCGTGCgctcggaggcggcgtcgcggggcatgctcggaggcggcgccgcgggcgAGACCTAGTGGCGTGCGTACGAGGTGGGGAAAAATCCCCTCTGAACCCTAGCCCTTTCTACTTATACCCGCCCCAGATTTCACTCCATCGCCCGCCAAGTTTCCCGCCGTtccatcccccccccccgcgtgcTGCTCCCGCTAGCCGATTTCGGCACTCGGCCATCACCTAAACGCGACGGGAGATGGCCGTTTCGGCGTCCAGACCCGTCTCCCTGCCGTTCCGTTTAGGACGTCTTCAACGTTTTTTTACCGTCTTTGACCGTCTAAACGGAAAACCCATTTAACAGCCTGCCCAGGCCCTAAACTCCACGACACCCTGTCGTTTACCGTCTATTAGACGGCCGTTTAAAACTGTTTAGGATAATAGGGAGTCGCATGTAGCACAGTCCAACAGGGCCCAAGCATACTCCGACCATAACAATCCAGGTGTGTGTCTTGCCGTCAAACATATAGTCTAGCTAATCCCTATATAGCAAGAAGCGAACGACCCTCCGGTTGCTCCAACGCCCCTGGTGCGACGCGTGGCGCTGTGGCGGTGTGGATTAGACACAGCTCGCTGCTGGGTTTGAATTTCGGCCCACCTCGCTCCTTGTGTTACCGCCTCTCCATGGGTTTGGGCCAATCGCCCCTCGTGCCTGCTGCCTTTCTTGCCTAGAGAAGGATCATCGCTACTGGGCGCGGCGAGGTGCGCGGCCCACCTAGTTGCTGCTATTGCCCATCAAATACTTATGCGTTGTCCAATTTGATTTTTCTTTACCACCCAGCCCCCTCCCTGGAAATCCTATCCATCTTCCACTAGATTTTTATCTATGTATCTTTCACTGTTTGAGATTCGGGCAACAACTAAACAACTATGATTATAGCACGTGGGCCGGCGGGACATGCAAACGGAGCGCGTCGCTTGGGGCATGCAGGCAGTAATGGATGTCCACGTGTCGTGATGCAAGTAGAGGAGAGGATGGGACGTTAAAATAGATTTCCAACTTCAACCGAAATTTTCTGTCCAACCATACATCCAATTAAAAATCCGTTTGAACCACAATATTCGTCGAAATTAATGCAAGAAAACAAGATCCAATATGCAATATTTTTAATTTGTTATGCAGCAGTTCAACAATTTAATATATTAGTTCAACAATTTAATATATCTGTTTAACATTTGTATTGTATTGTTTCaacatttttataaaaaattgtTGAATTGGTTCTTCCAAAGTGTTGAATTCGTTTTCTTCCAATGCTGAATTCGTTTGATAATAATGTTGAATCCATTACAAGTGTCAAGTCAAAAAAATACATGATTAGTTTTAGTCCACTCGCATTGTCTGCTCTTAGACCGCCGCACTGCCTCTCTCTCTTTAttctgttctgtttttttttttggcttcgcAATGGGTTGTGCGCTACCAGGCCGGTGGGCTAAGATGGGCTGTGCGATAACTTGCTTATCTATCTTCCGAGTGATAGCCCCCACCCACTCACACaccccaacacacacacacacacacacattttggTCCCGCGCGGGTAAACAATGTGGGAAGCCTCGCCGCCTGCATACGcacaaataaaaaattagatGCAAAACGTATCTGCTGACGTGATGCAGCTGCAAGCTACTGATGTGCATGCGCATTTTAGTATTTGTCATTCACTCATTTGTGCTTCAGTCAAGTGATTTTTGCATGTACTGATGTCTGCATTGCATTTTTCATGTCCATGTTCATTCCATTTGAGCATTTCATGATGTTGGTTTGATTTAAGTAGAGACTGAATGATGTATCATGTATCTGTCATATATGTCAAATAATCTCGCGCGCAACTTAACAAGCTCGCTCATCAAGCTTCtaatgagccgagccgagctttTAGCTCGTTTCGCTAACATGAGCCAATCTAGCTAATTAAGTGAGCAAATCTAAATGAGCCGAGCCATAACGATCGGGCTTGATCGAACTGCCTCGTGTTATCCAGCATTTCAGCTGAAGTTGTGTCCATGCATGTAACACTGGTCATGGTCGCCTCGTTGGATATGAGGTTACTGACTGCTCCCTCGATGGATCGGAGACCCCCACGCACCGTGTTTGTCCAGGCACCAATTATCTATCTACATGGGCCTATAACAAATAAAAGATTGAGGTGCTGTTTGTTtccaaagattttttttaatttctgtcacatcaaaaggaatcttattattttgaagtattaaataaaatctgtttataaatttttttgacagctgagtgctaattcgcgagacgaatctaatgagcctaactaaTACATAATTTgctatagtaatgctacagtaaccatctgctaattatgaattaatatatcttattagatttgtctcgcagtttagtcttAGGGTTCTGcacttaattttataattaatatttatttaatatttctaaatattaatattttcttTGATGTGACATAGACTAAAATTTAGCCTCTGAAACCAAACAACCCGGAGCCTTCCACTTTCACTTAATTTGTTTAATCATTGATGTCATGCTGTGCGTCGCAGAGTCTCAGCTCACCAGTTTTGTCTGTCTGCAAATCTGATGTAGCATGATTGCCTAGTGGCTTGATAAAATCCAAAATGACGTGCACGAGCTGCTGTCACAAGTCGGTCGTCTCAACTTGCATCGTTGCGAATGAGTCGTTAGTTTAATTTTGCGTCCATCAGTTTTCTAACTGCTCCATCAACATATAATAATACTATTATTACTCTCATGTAGTATATCGTAACAAGACAAGTAGCAGTAAATTGTTGTGAATGAAAGATCAATGCATATTATTATCATTACACTTACTTTTTCCTATCGGTAACTCGCAGGTATACCCTATACTTTACCGTGCTGATGTGATGATAATGACGACGTCGGCCTCCTCTTTGGTTTCTCCCAAGTCCTAATACTTAAAACACTATATCTTGGTGTCTCCAATTCTCCATATCCTGCCAAGACATGACAAATTTCACATTATCCATGGAAACATGCGAGCCTGCTGCCCGTGCCCCTCGCTGATCCTTTAGAGACACAAGAACATCACTGTATACTAGCATGACCAACCCAACCGAGATCCTCTCCGTGGtgctgctcgtcgccggcgtctCCCTGATGCTGCTCATCCACATCCTCGTGATCATCTGGGCGTTGCGGCGCGGGCTCGGCTCCCGCGGCACCTCGCACACCACCGACGaggagcgcgcggcgggcggccgctgcggcgccggggggctgtccgccggcgagctccgcgcgcTGCCGTGCCACGACTTCGTCAAgcaggccgaggccgaggccgcgggCGGGGACTGCGCGGTGTGCCTCGAGGCGTTCGAGCCCGGCGACCGGTGCAGGCGGCTGCCGCGGTGCGAGCACAGCTTCCACGCCGAGTGCGTGGACTCGTGGCTGAGGAAGAGCGCCGCGTGCCCCGTGTGCCGCGCCGACGTGGTGGACCGGCcgcccaaggcggcggcggcggcggcgccaggggcTCTGGAGATGGCGGAGAGAACAAGCACGGCCACATTATTGGGGATCGTCGCTGAAAGATAAGCCGAAGGATTGGCACTCGATCGGCGTGTTACGTAGTTGCACAGGATTTGTGTTGTTTGTGGAAATAGCCTGTACATGTATCGTGGTATGTATTTCTCTTCGGATTTACTATTCTGATCTGATGGTGGAGGAAAGATTGGCACTCGACCAACATGAAAAGATCTATTATCCGTTTTCTCATACAACAGAGGAATAGGTTCGTTCATGAATTACCATATATCTTCTAGACAAATGCAAGCCTACTtttatagaaagaaaaaaaaagtccatTTTACTCTGCTCGCCTTTGTTCACTTTGTCCATCCCACTTCACCAAAATATTGGCTTAATTTACTCTCTCTGCTCCTATTACACTAGATTATTTAGAGCTTAATTGGTTGTCTTCCAACTTTTGCCATATCAAACTCATAGCAAGCCAACATATTGGCATGCCAAAATTAGGGTGTCCCAATGTATGGGTAAAAATATTTAGGTGCCCATTTAGTTTAGTGCCAAAATATGATAATTGGTACTTTTCCTTTTGTATGGTTTAAGAAGTTTCCAGAAATTTGCCATAGCTTTGGTCACAAATATTGGATTTTTAGATATAAACCAAGTGGTGGCCAAATTTTATTAGCATGCCTTAGTTTTGGGAGGCAATTCCCATCAGGCCATTAAAAAAGTTTCCAATTCCCTCGCTACCACTAGAAAACTTCTCACTTCTAACCAACCATCAACTCAATTTTGTTTGGACTCCTATACCACTACCGTTAGGATTGGGTACAACGGCAGCTAACAACAACTTAAATTGTCCCTTTTACCCCTCTTACAAGTAGACCCCGCACGTCAGTCTATCTTCTTCCTCAGCtacctcccaccactctctcgACGGCGCCGGTGCCTCAGCGCTCGCTGTGGGCCGCCTCTGCGACGGCCACCGGCGGACCCTGCATCAGCGCTCGCTGCGGGCTGCGACTCCATCGGCTCCCGCCGCTTGCAGTCCGCCACCACACGCCGCCCACTAGCCTCGCCATCCGCGGTCCGCCTCCTTGCCCGCTGGCCTCGCCGTTCGCCTCCTCAGTCGTGCCGGCCTCCAGGCCTATCACGCCGAGCTCACCTCGTTCCATCCGCCACTCGTCGCAGGGAagaggagctgcggcggcgtccgagtgctgctgctgccaccgcTACCGCGCGGGAGGGTGCGCGTAGGGCTGCGGTACGCCGGTACCTACGGCGGCAGGGGCAGCGGCCGGTGCTGCTTGGGCCTCGGGCGTAGCCTCCTGCACCTTGACCGTGATTATCTCCTCTCATGAACACTCTCTGGATCGATGAGATTTGGGCATGGAACTCTAGCAACTAGCATCCAGAGTCCTAGGCCCATCGAATTGACGAAGACGACCCGGCTCCGCACGAGCAGGGAGAATCTGGATAGGCATTTGGAGGCACTTTTGGGCTGCCTCCCGGCTACGACGCCACCCTGCAGTGGGGCCTGGCCGCatgcgcgcacggcggcggtggccaggaGAGGCTGTTGTGGGCCTGTGTCGCAGAGGAGCAAGCGAGGGTGAGAAAGATGGGAAAGAAGACTGACGTGCGGGGCCCACATGTAAGAAGGGTAAAAGGGATATTTTAAGCTGCTGTTAACTGCTGTTTCATAAAAAACTGACGGTAGTGATATAGGAGTCCAAAAAAGTTGGATCGATGGCTGATTAGGAATGAAAAGTTTTTTAGTTGCATAGAGGGAATTGGAAACTTTTTTAATGACTCATAGGTAATTGCCTTGCCTTTTGGCATGGCAACAATTGGAAGCCAACCAATCAGGCTCTTAGTTTTAAGAGGGATTAATTGCCATCTTGTTTTGCTGACTTGGATTGGTTTTGATTGATTGTATTTTGCTCACGCGTGACACGGAATATCTGAGCCGAACCATACCAAGTGGCCAGAACCAAACCGCAAGCTCTTTACAGTATCTGCAGCAGTCACCCTTTCCATAATAATCTGTTAATAATGAGAAAAATATATGCTCCAACAGTTCCAATACATCTCCATTTCTCCAATAATTATTAGGTTGTCCTAATATTTCACCTCAACTCCCATCAAACAAAGGGAGAATTTTGGCTCTCCCAATATGTTAGTTGTATTGGGATGAGATTATTGGGGAACTGTAAAAGCACCTCCCCAATAATTCATGAAAGTGATATTAGAATATCACAATAATATGTTATTGGGAGACATTTATTGGGGGACTGCTAGTCTCTTCTACCCAAGCTAATTAAGCCGAGTCCACACCAAAACACAGCGCTAGAAAACAAGCCCATCACTGCATTAGATGGCATCCATATCCTTCGCGCGGTTTTTGTTCTTCATCCTCGGCTGGTTCCCCATCCTCCCACCACTCTTGCCAAAGAACTGGATGACCAGAATGACAACAACATTGGGTCCTAGACTTGAACGTACTGATTTGAGTAATTAAACCCTAGAGTACCCACTTGCCTGCAAAATTGGAGTGCAATGTTCTATGGTTCCTAGGCGCAGGGAGCTGGGGAATTGTCTGCAAGATGGATTGATTGGCATCAAATTTGTGCAGTTGGTAGGGTGCCTATTTTCTTGTGCAGATTTGCCCTCCCAAAAGTAGAGTTGTATTAGGGGGAATGATTTTTTTCTGGTATGTGGATGTACATTGAAAGGTATGTTGTGAATAACATGTGGAAGGGTTGAGATCGGGTCTTAAATTGGAGTGCAATAGGTTGGAGAACATCGTTTTTGTTATGTTCGTGCGGCAGTGATTACTCGATACAACTCAATTAAATCAAATGGTATATGAAAAAATTAAACCGACACGCTGCTAAAAAATCAGCTAACTGAATCAAGCTGTAGCTTTACACTTAGCGTCTCTTTGAATATGTGATGCGGACCATAGCTGTTAAATAGGACATGTTTTCCTACTTCTTCCTCAATGATAAATAATGAGATTACCTTTTTCCCCACAACAACTTCTTTGCATGTTTGTGGCAATGTCGTTGCACATGTATGTGTCCATTTAATTGATGCCTTTTGTTATCTGTGCAAGTTGGTTGGATGATCTCAAATACTTACCAGTCAGGTTTCATTTGAGATGTGAGTCTGAGCACACATGGGCAAACCATTTACTTTTTTAGTGGCGATGAAGCTTGGTCATATATTGAGAGGGGTAAGTTTTTAGTGTCGCAGGTTGTTGCCAATTTGAAAAAACACATGATTATCACTGATAAAGATTCAATATTTTTGCATTGGTTTTTTCCTGGCAAAGAGCttctcaatggtttgaggcctCTAAATGATGTGTATACAAAGGTTGTCCATGAAAACTCAGAATATAAGGATGAGAGTGATTCAGATTATGAActagaagaggaggaagagtctAGTTTAGAAGGAGATGATTATGTCGTTTCTGTTCCAATAGCTATTGCTAGTCTTTCAAATGATTTGGAGAGGTATGGTG comes from Panicum virgatum strain AP13 chromosome 4K, P.virgatum_v5, whole genome shotgun sequence and encodes:
- the LOC120705122 gene encoding RING-H2 finger protein ATL39-like; this translates as MTNPTEILSVVLLVAGVSLMLLIHILVIIWALRRGLGSRGTSHTTDEERAAGGRCGAGGLSAGELRALPCHDFVKQAEAEAAGGDCAVCLEAFEPGDRCRRLPRCEHSFHAECVDSWLRKSAACPVCRADVVDRPPKAAAAAAPGALEMAERTSTATLLGIVAER
- the LOC120702002 gene encoding uncharacterized protein LOC120702002, coding for MQSLYEKEQLRKMSQSDEWEKINHVKSAKGVQATATLVRPNFWSSVALCLRVFEPLVKVLRMVDGDVKPSMAFLYGEILKAKEDIKVAIGNIPGAAGLYSSIMEIINVKMKNRLDCPLHMAAYFLNPYYSYNDDSIFQSEEVMDGFLITVETFYLGDYDKQSQLLNDEVHKFKDRVGHFAKQVAIAGYKDFDMNPAKWWGNYGT